In Ignavibacteriales bacterium, the DNA window AATATTTCAACTTCTTCAGTTGCACCAAGCAGATTTTGAATTGTAGTTGTTGCCAAACCAACAACAGTATCGGCGGCACCGTAATAAATTTTAATTTCACTTTCGGGAAGAGCAAAACCTTCGTTGTCATATTTTTCTATTATCATGCCCGAAGGAAAAACAACATTGGGGACCTGACCGACAAGCTCATAAATTTCACGCGGTTCTAAAATGTTCCCACGGCTTCTACCCACAACTTTCGATGGATCATTGAGATCGAGAAGAATTACGCCAGCTTGATAAATATTAGTGCTTTGAAAATGAGTCGCGACTCCGTGATAAATATGAAGCCAACCTTTTCGGGTTTTCACGGGCGGTGGGCCTGAACCGATAAATTCATCCCAGTAATGAAATCTTCCTGTAATAAGCGGCGCTTTCGGAATCCATCTCAGAAGATCGTCAGATTGAGAAAGCCAAATAGTATTTCCCGATACCGGTCCTCCTTCTTTTTGAACACGGTTCGGTCTGTCCATTCTTAAATATTTACCGTTTATTTTCTCCGGGAAAAGTACACCGTTCCGATTGTCTTCATCTGATACAATACTAAGAAATTCAAAAGTTTCGAAGTCTGATGTAACCGCAAGTCCGAGCTTACAAATTCCTTCCATATCCATCGCGAACATTACGCAATATTTTCCATCAAGTTTTGTTATGCGTGCATCGTAGATATGGTAGATTTTATCTTTGATTTTTTCGATGCCTTTAAATTTTATGACTTCTTTTCGAACCGCGAAAGTAATTCCATCAAAACTTTCAGCTAAGACAAAAAAAGTCTCGCGCGAGCGAGCTTGAACCCTTAGAATGAGAATATACTTGTCGTTAAATTTTATCGCACCCGGATTGAATACCGATGTGGCATCTGTAAGATGTGGTGGAATGTTAGGGATATCTTTTCGTGCAAGAATTGGATTTTTAGGATAACGCTGCATAGAATTTGTTCCTTCAATATTCATTTTTGTCTCCGTGATACTTTGTGCAACCTTCGTGTTGCTTCGTGTAATTTCTTTCACGAAGAATCACGGAGAAGTCACAAAGGACACGAATTTGTTTTATTTATCATCAACAACATATCCCGAATCTGCATGATCTCGCTTAATAGTTTTCAATGCGACAATCATTTCTTTCAAATTTATAACACCGCCTATCGTAAACCAAATTATAACAATTATAGAGACAATCAGATAAATCCAGATGTATATTTCCCAAAAATTCATCCAGGCAGAATTCGAGACATCATTCGTTAAACTGTAAATTGTTCCGACGATAAACACAAGAACCCAGAGAAATGTCCAAACATAAGTTGCGATATATATCAACTTATCGCCTTTGGTAAATTCTTTAGTCATTCCCAGAACTCTCCAGCCCTTGAGTGGTTCTGTTTTAAGATTCGTTTCTTCAACTGCGTATTGCCCGCGATTTAGCATTCGATCCATATCGAACGATTGCTTATTTCCGGCAAGCGAAACAAGAATATAAACAATGCTGGAACCCAACATCGCCAATCCCCAGAACATCTGTCCGTTAATTGGGAAGTCAGGTATAAGTTGTTGAACGATAATTCCACCGACTGCAACCGACGAACCGGTGATCATTGCCGACCATGCCGCCATTGTTGTGCCGCGCTTCCAATAAAGCCCGCCGATAATAACCGCACCTGAACCTCCGACAAAAATTGATCCGGTTATTGCCATGAATAGAAAAATATATTCGCTCTGTTGGAATATCAAACTGAAAAAGAAAATAAAAATGCCGACACCCAGAATCGAAAGTTTAAGATATTTCATATGCTTTTCCGGTTCGAATGGCTTCTGTCTTATCGGCATTATAAAATCTTGAATGAAAATCGATCCCCACGAATGGAGATATGAATTATGACATGCAATTGCCGCTGCGAGCATTATCGCCGCAAATGCACCCATCAATCCGACAGGTAGCAATTTGGTTAAAACAAGCGGCACTTTTACCTGACTTTGAATTGTCTCTGAACCTATTCCGTTCAGCGCCGGTTGAATAGAGTCAATAATTATTTTAAAATCAACATGATGAAAAACTGTATATGCGACAACAGGAACGAAAACAAGAAACAATCCCCACTGCGGAATGAGCCGCCAGTTTGTAAGGACATCAGCCATCTTCGCTTCGTGAGCGCTCTTTGCAGATAC includes these proteins:
- a CDS encoding glycoside hydrolase family 130 protein, which gives rise to MNIEGTNSMQRYPKNPILARKDIPNIPPHLTDATSVFNPGAIKFNDKYILILRVQARSRETFFVLAESFDGITFAVRKEVIKFKGIEKIKDKIYHIYDARITKLDGKYCVMFAMDMEGICKLGLAVTSDFETFEFLSIVSDEDNRNGVLFPEKINGKYLRMDRPNRVQKEGGPVSGNTIWLSQSDDLLRWIPKAPLITGRFHYWDEFIGSGPPPVKTRKGWLHIYHGVATHFQSTNIYQAGVILLDLNDPSKVVGRSRGNILEPREIYELVGQVPNVVFPSGMIIEKYDNEGFALPESEIKIYYGAADTVVGLATTTIQNLLGATEEVEIL
- a CDS encoding sodium:solute symporter; translated protein: QGVFVNIVFVLIVIALMMQVNWTQISDAMTSTPPDASLINPFKSSNVKDFNFWYFFIGMLGLIYTKLSWQGNQAFNVSAKSAHEAKMADVLTNWRLIPQWGLFLVFVPVVAYTVFHHVDFKIIIDSIQPALNGIGSETIQSQVKVPLVLTKLLPVGLMGAFAAIMLAAAIACHNSYLHSWGSIFIQDFIMPIRQKPFEPEKHMKYLKLSILGVGIFIFFFSLIFQQSEYIFLFMAITGSIFVGGSGAVIIGGLYWKRGTTMAAWSAMITGSSVAVGGIIVQQLIPDFPINGQMFWGLAMLGSSIVYILVSLAGNKQSFDMDRMLNRGQYAVEETNLKTEPLKGWRVLGMTKEFTKGDKLIYIATYVWTFLWVLVFIVGTIYSLTNDVSNSAWMNFWEIYIWIYLIVSIIVIIWFTIGGVINLKEMIVALKTIKRDHADSGYVVDDK